A section of the Solitalea canadensis DSM 3403 genome encodes:
- a CDS encoding TIGR00266 family protein: protein MKNNHEIDFRIFGEELQCVEIELDPQETVVAESGSFMMMDQEIQMETIFGDGSQQNSGFMGKLFSAGKRLLTGESLFMTAFTNQGQSKKHVTFAAPYPGRIIPMDLHRLDGKLICQKDAFLCAAKGVSIGIEFQRKLGTGLFGGEGFIMEKLEGDGMAFVHAGGMVVERELQPGEVLKVDTGCIVAFTHGVDYDIQFVGGIKNSLFGGEGLFFATLRGPGKVWIQSLPISRLAGRILSLATGPRKEEGSILGGLGNLIDGD, encoded by the coding sequence ATGAAAAACAATCACGAAATCGACTTTCGCATTTTTGGCGAAGAATTACAATGCGTAGAGATCGAATTGGATCCCCAGGAAACTGTTGTCGCTGAATCGGGTAGTTTTATGATGATGGATCAGGAGATCCAAATGGAAACAATTTTTGGTGACGGAAGTCAGCAAAACTCAGGTTTTATGGGTAAGCTTTTTTCAGCAGGAAAACGTTTACTAACTGGAGAAAGTTTGTTTATGACAGCCTTTACCAATCAAGGGCAAAGTAAAAAGCATGTAACCTTTGCGGCTCCCTATCCTGGACGTATTATTCCTATGGATTTACATCGTTTAGATGGAAAGTTAATCTGCCAGAAGGATGCATTTTTATGTGCAGCCAAAGGTGTTTCTATCGGAATCGAATTTCAGCGAAAATTGGGTACAGGCTTGTTTGGAGGAGAGGGGTTTATTATGGAGAAATTAGAAGGTGATGGAATGGCTTTCGTACACGCAGGAGGAATGGTTGTTGAGCGCGAATTGCAACCTGGTGAAGTTTTAAAAGTTGATACAGGCTGTATCGTTGCCTTTACTCATGGCGTTGATTATGATATTCAGTTTGTAGGTGGAATAAAAAATTCATTGTTTGGAGGTGAAGGTTTGTTCTTTGCAACATTACGGGGCCCTGGAAAAGTTTGGATTCAATCATTACCAATATCCAGATTAGCTGGCCGTATTTTATCGCTCGCAACCGGACCTCGTAAAGAGGAAGGTAGTATTTTAGGTGGCTTAGGCAATTTAATAGACGGAGATTAG
- a CDS encoding Rieske (2Fe-2S) protein, whose protein sequence is MAVKWYKLEGINWIEQDNRNYSLAFQKIGSAKICLLKRGDAIDAFQNKCPHAGGSLSEGWVENDSIVCPVHRHKFDIKNGRETTEQGNCIRIYPVKIIDADLFIGLPVSYLNPINWFK, encoded by the coding sequence ATGGCTGTAAAGTGGTACAAACTGGAAGGTATAAATTGGATTGAACAGGATAACAGAAATTATTCTTTAGCCTTTCAAAAAATAGGTTCTGCAAAGATTTGTCTGTTAAAACGAGGAGATGCTATTGACGCTTTTCAGAACAAATGCCCACATGCAGGAGGAAGCTTAAGTGAAGGATGGGTTGAAAATGACTCAATCGTTTGTCCCGTTCATAGGCATAAGTTCGATATCAAAAACGGCAGGGAGACAACAGAACAAGGAAACTGTATAAGAATATATCCTGTAAAAATAATTGATGCTGACCTCTTTATAGGCTTGCCGGTTTCTTACCTTAATCCTATTAACTGGTTTAAATAA
- a CDS encoding lipid A deacylase LpxR family protein — protein MGRSRTGLLFPFFCAVFILMNQFVFAQDNRQYAYQVGGQTDNDSYAFTGRDRYYSNGLFFSFRKAIDSKNYATSNNIVKKIYGFELGHEIFMPFTAQKGYYSEDLIDRPYAGYIYLKGMYDFFYKKESALNLSASLGLIGPSTGVDKLQSWVHDAFGYYEPQGWEHQIKNSYGIDFTATYKKVFIKNSLENRRFDCSFIGEARLGTFFIGASAGVLLRAGGLEKMFNSAVFNAKPSSGGEGALRNSEWSFYALPMLSSVVYDATIQGNIFEPGPLPNEIIKEPQRLVFSQQIGFLFTERKFGLDISYNYRSKEVVNVIKASQFGSIKFFYFFN, from the coding sequence ATGGGGAGATCAAGAACAGGCCTGCTTTTTCCTTTTTTTTGCGCTGTTTTCATTCTAATGAATCAGTTCGTTTTTGCGCAAGACAACAGGCAATATGCATATCAGGTAGGTGGACAAACAGACAATGATTCTTATGCTTTTACCGGAAGAGATAGGTACTATTCCAATGGATTGTTTTTTTCATTCCGAAAAGCGATAGACAGTAAAAATTATGCTACTTCAAATAATATAGTTAAAAAGATTTATGGGTTTGAGTTAGGCCATGAGATATTTATGCCTTTTACAGCCCAAAAAGGATATTACAGCGAGGATCTTATTGACAGACCTTATGCCGGGTATATTTACCTGAAGGGTATGTATGATTTTTTTTATAAAAAAGAATCAGCATTGAATTTGTCAGCTTCGCTGGGACTTATTGGTCCATCAACCGGGGTTGATAAGCTGCAAAGCTGGGTGCATGATGCATTTGGTTATTATGAACCACAGGGATGGGAGCATCAAATAAAGAACTCTTATGGTATAGATTTTACTGCTACCTATAAAAAAGTGTTTATTAAAAATTCATTGGAAAATCGAAGATTCGATTGTTCTTTTATAGGAGAAGCCCGTTTGGGTACATTTTTTATCGGAGCTTCTGCCGGAGTTTTACTCAGGGCCGGTGGTTTAGAAAAAATGTTTAATAGTGCGGTGTTTAATGCTAAACCGTCCTCTGGTGGAGAGGGTGCTCTACGAAATAGTGAATGGTCATTTTATGCACTTCCTATGCTCAGCTCGGTAGTATACGATGCAACAATACAGGGTAATATATTTGAACCAGGGCCTTTGCCTAATGAAATAATTAAAGAGCCTCAACGACTTGTTTTTAGTCAGCAAATTGGCTTCTTGTTTACTGAAAGAAAATTTGGACTGGATATTTCTTATAACTATAGGAGCAAGGAAGTGGTAAATGTTATTAAAGCAAGCCAATTCGGTTCTATAAAGTTTTTTTACTTTTTTAACTGA
- a CDS encoding sensor histidine kinase, protein MDPKEKELYLAIIVAIVLFSIIIIYFITSLILYQRRFITLQKERINAEINTLENERRRVASELHDGIGPLVSSVKLYINSIDVAAEDEETIYKAGAHIDDIMQNIRQISNNLMPNTLVRKGLDAAIAEFIAKVDNQNNVKISYSCEAASLSLDKDMEINIFRIIQEIVNNTIKHSGATQLIVKLKKESNQLLIQTRDNGKGFDFDSMKNKDVSKDGGLGLKNLESRVEVMGGHLFRKAHLIKVSLTFLKYH, encoded by the coding sequence ATGGATCCAAAGGAAAAAGAACTATATCTTGCTATTATTGTCGCTATTGTGCTTTTCAGCATTATCATCATCTACTTCATCACCTCATTAATTCTTTACCAACGTAGGTTTATTACTTTGCAAAAGGAACGTATTAATGCTGAAATTAATACGCTTGAGAATGAGCGCCGAAGGGTGGCCTCTGAGCTGCATGATGGTATCGGGCCATTAGTTTCATCCGTGAAACTTTATATCAATAGTATTGATGTAGCAGCAGAAGATGAAGAAACCATTTATAAAGCGGGTGCCCATATTGACGATATTATGCAAAACATCAGGCAAATATCGAATAATCTTATGCCCAACACCTTGGTAAGAAAAGGACTTGATGCGGCTATTGCTGAATTTATTGCAAAGGTTGATAACCAGAATAATGTAAAAATTAGCTATTCATGTGAAGCGGCGTCTTTATCTCTTGATAAAGACATGGAAATCAACATTTTTCGAATTATCCAAGAAATTGTTAACAATACCATTAAACATTCGGGTGCGACACAGCTTATTGTCAAATTGAAAAAAGAAAGCAACCAACTGCTTATTCAAACCCGTGACAACGGAAAGGGCTTCGATTTTGACAGCATGAAAAATAAGGACGTAAGTAAGGATGGCGGACTTGGGTTAAAGAACCTTGAAAGCCGTGTGGAAGTCATGGGAGGACATCTTTTCAGAAAAGCTCACCTAATCAAGGTATCGCTTACCTTTTTGAAATACCATTGA
- a CDS encoding response regulator transcription factor: MNSQEIKIIIADDHEIFRDGLSLVLKKEKEFNLVDQAINGVDLINKIGIHGPDVVITDIKMPMMDGIEATKVIVDKYPSVKIIALSMFDEDNLIAEMFDAGAKGYLLKNAHKNEIIEAIKTVFDDGNYFCEAASMKLVKMIAKSKQAQKQHQIEFNDREIDIIKFICKQLTAQEIADKVFLSKRTVEGYRMRILEKMNVKNTAGVVVYALRNQLITEEEILD; this comes from the coding sequence ATGAATTCCCAAGAAATTAAAATTATTATTGCAGACGACCATGAAATTTTTCGTGATGGACTAAGCTTGGTCCTGAAAAAAGAAAAAGAATTTAATTTAGTAGACCAGGCTATTAACGGAGTTGATCTCATCAACAAAATCGGGATTCATGGGCCAGATGTAGTTATTACTGATATCAAAATGCCTATGATGGATGGCATTGAGGCTACAAAGGTTATTGTAGATAAATATCCTTCTGTTAAAATAATTGCGCTTTCAATGTTTGATGAGGATAACCTGATTGCCGAAATGTTTGATGCCGGCGCAAAAGGGTATTTATTAAAAAATGCTCATAAAAATGAGATCATTGAAGCTATTAAAACCGTTTTTGATGATGGCAACTATTTTTGTGAAGCAGCTTCTATGAAGCTGGTAAAAATGATTGCTAAAAGTAAACAGGCTCAAAAACAACATCAAATTGAATTTAACGACCGGGAGATTGATATTATTAAATTCATTTGCAAACAGTTAACTGCTCAAGAAATAGCAGATAAGGTGTTTTTAAGTAAACGTACGGTGGAAGGTTACCGCATGCGTATCCTTGAAAAAATGAATGTTAAAAACACTGCCGGTGTTGTGGTATACGCACTAAGAAATCAGCTTATTACAGAAGAAGAGATTTTGGATTAG
- the miaA gene encoding tRNA (adenosine(37)-N6)-dimethylallyltransferase MiaA, whose amino-acid sequence MMESKDLIIVLGPTASGKTRLAVQLAKEINGEIISADSRQVYKDMNIGTGKDLEEYIVQGEAIPYHLINIREAGEEYNIFEFQKDFALAYDSIMAKDKMAILCGGTGLYIDAILKNYKYTAIPIDPELRSQLHDLSKEELLKLFQRLPSSFTELADISTNKRLIRAIEIGTYLQKNQLNADEKTPLKTKTIGIDISRESRRQRISDRLHSRLQNGMVEEVKALLNRNIPPEKIIYYGLEYKFITQYLIGELSYDDMVDRLEAAIHQFAKRQMTYFRKMEKDGAVINWINGELSVEEQLEEAKRLIVHS is encoded by the coding sequence ATGATGGAAAGTAAGGATTTGATTATTGTTCTTGGACCGACAGCTTCAGGTAAAACACGTTTGGCAGTTCAGTTGGCAAAGGAAATTAATGGTGAAATAATCAGTGCGGATTCTCGTCAGGTGTACAAAGATATGAATATCGGTACAGGTAAGGATTTAGAAGAATATATTGTGCAGGGTGAGGCTATTCCTTATCACCTAATTAATATTAGGGAAGCAGGTGAGGAGTATAACATTTTTGAGTTTCAGAAGGATTTTGCACTTGCTTATGATTCGATTATGGCCAAAGACAAAATGGCTATTCTGTGTGGAGGAACTGGACTTTATATTGATGCTATCTTAAAAAATTATAAGTACACCGCCATCCCGATTGATCCGGAATTAAGGAGTCAACTTCATGATCTATCAAAAGAAGAGTTGTTAAAGTTATTTCAGCGATTGCCATCATCCTTTACTGAATTGGCTGATATTTCAACAAACAAACGTTTGATCAGGGCTATTGAAATTGGAACCTATTTACAAAAGAATCAACTAAATGCTGACGAAAAAACTCCACTGAAAACCAAAACCATTGGTATAGATATTTCCAGGGAATCCCGAAGGCAACGCATCTCGGATCGTTTGCACTCACGATTACAAAATGGAATGGTGGAAGAGGTAAAGGCGTTACTTAACAGGAATATTCCTCCTGAAAAAATAATCTATTATGGTCTGGAATATAAATTCATAACTCAATACTTGATTGGAGAGCTTTCTTATGACGATATGGTAGATCGTTTAGAAGCAGCCATACATCAATTCGCCAAAAGACAAATGACCTACTTCCGAAAAATGGAAAAGGACGGAGCTGTTATTAATTGGATTAACGGAGAGTTATCGGTAGAGGAGCAGTTAGAGGAAGCAAAAAGGTTAATAGTTCATAGTTAA
- a CDS encoding transporter, translating to MAKTIYKPVEGSPIPKIFNADIIYYMQFKVSEDEIPIGNLDFGGDKDHIFGAGLEGRVFLPKSRLMIAARWITEFGAKNRFQGNMFFLNFIYNIKSFHKAKD from the coding sequence TTGGCAAAAACTATCTACAAGCCGGTTGAGGGAAGTCCAATACCAAAGATTTTTAATGCGGACATTATTTATTACATGCAATTTAAAGTAAGTGAAGACGAAATTCCTATTGGTAATCTTGATTTTGGAGGCGATAAGGATCATATTTTTGGAGCGGGTTTAGAGGGGAGGGTTTTTCTGCCTAAAAGTAGATTGATGATTGCTGCTCGTTGGATAACTGAATTTGGTGCTAAAAATAGATTTCAAGGAAACATGTTCTTCCTTAATTTCATTTACAATATCAAATCATTTCATAAGGCTAAAGATTAA
- a CDS encoding transporter, translating to MQIRVFAFTDIYLQPIQLGWHTKSADFTVDYGMFIPTGKYTLGGENSGLGMFINEFSARRFGKNYLQAG from the coding sequence ATGCAAATTCGAGTTTTTGCTTTTACAGATATTTACCTGCAGCCAATACAATTGGGTTGGCATACAAAAAGTGCTGACTTCACAGTCGACTATGGCATGTTTATCCCTACAGGTAAATACACATTAGGTGGAGAAAACTCGGGTTTAGGAATGTTTATAAACGAGTTTTCTGCAAGGAGGTTTGGCAAAAACTATCTACAAGCCGGTTGA
- a CDS encoding transporter family protein → MGDLGLNAGTQGPPSINVFLPVYYYTTGKYAIDNDASINTDLNTFLTGLGVTGITNVKVLGGNWGFNTILIPFASNKVEGNLVNANSSFCFYRYLPAANTIGLAYKKC, encoded by the coding sequence TTGGGTGATCTCGGCCTGAATGCAGGAACGCAAGGCCCGCCTTCTATCAATGTTTTTCTTCCGGTTTATTATTACACTACCGGAAAATATGCCATTGATAACGATGCTTCCATAAATACAGACCTTAATACTTTTCTTACCGGATTAGGAGTAACAGGGATAACGAATGTTAAAGTGCTTGGGGGTAACTGGGGATTTAACACCATCTTAATTCCTTTTGCATCAAATAAAGTGGAAGGTAACTTAGTAAATGCAAATTCGAGTTTTTGCTTTTACAGATATTTACCTGCAGCCAATACAATTGGGTTGGCATACAAAAAGTGCTGA
- a CDS encoding BamA/TamA family outer membrane protein — MVKLVKPDYSKYLLIVLILFISYGFTNAQSITDSSKVYPIKDIGDVLFKKKKQDTSRTARSKNSFFLAIPVIASQPATGFMFGLTGQYTFKGKKPEDKYSTINASITYTTKNQWLINVKNNVLLSNNKIFLSGDWRFYIFSQPNYGLGTDIIPKRGEDEGFEIDSIAQPMDYNYLKFHQTASWSVAENFYVGAGIHLDGYTSIKDIDLDTANQRYTAHYEYNHKYGFAPTNYYVNGVSLNLLYDSRDNQINANHGWYGNINFRINPKIGKNQYNSTVLFAEVRYFVPLSKTNLQHVFGVWAYGNFVTGGKIPYLNLPSIGWDQRSRSGKGYTQGLFRGNNLVYLETEYRFPISKNQLFSGTVFADFTTTSDKDRDLKLFKSIQPAFGVGFRILLDKATRTNLILNYAWGHKSKAFYLNAGESF; from the coding sequence ATGGTCAAACTTGTAAAGCCTGACTACTCAAAATATCTGCTTATCGTACTGATCCTGTTCATTAGTTATGGCTTTACTAATGCTCAATCGATAACCGATTCATCAAAGGTATACCCAATAAAAGATATTGGTGATGTGCTGTTCAAAAAGAAGAAACAGGATACTTCAAGAACTGCCAGATCAAAGAACAGTTTCTTTTTGGCCATACCTGTAATAGCATCTCAGCCTGCTACCGGTTTTATGTTTGGGTTAACGGGGCAATATACTTTTAAAGGGAAAAAACCGGAAGATAAGTATTCAACCATTAATGCAAGTATCACTTATACAACTAAAAATCAATGGTTGATCAATGTTAAGAATAATGTTTTGCTATCTAATAACAAGATTTTTCTGAGTGGCGACTGGCGTTTTTATATTTTCTCACAGCCCAATTATGGGTTAGGAACGGATATTATTCCCAAACGTGGAGAAGATGAGGGTTTTGAGATCGATTCTATAGCGCAACCGATGGATTATAATTATTTAAAATTCCATCAAACAGCGTCATGGTCTGTGGCCGAAAACTTTTATGTAGGGGCAGGAATCCACTTGGATGGGTATACGTCAATTAAGGATATTGATCTTGATACCGCCAATCAGCGTTATACAGCGCATTATGAATACAACCATAAATATGGTTTTGCTCCAACGAATTATTACGTAAATGGGGTTAGTTTAAATTTGCTATATGATTCAAGAGATAATCAGATCAATGCCAATCATGGCTGGTATGGGAATATCAATTTTCGTATAAATCCTAAAATAGGTAAAAACCAATACAATAGCACAGTGCTATTTGCAGAAGTTCGATACTTTGTGCCATTAAGTAAAACTAATCTCCAGCACGTGTTTGGAGTATGGGCCTATGGCAATTTTGTAACAGGAGGTAAAATACCTTACCTTAATTTACCATCTATCGGCTGGGATCAGCGTAGTAGAAGTGGAAAAGGATATACCCAAGGTTTATTTAGGGGAAACAATCTTGTTTATCTCGAAACTGAGTATCGTTTTCCAATTAGTAAAAACCAATTGTTTAGTGGTACCGTATTCGCCGATTTTACGACTACCAGTGATAAAGATCGTGACTTAAAATTGTTTAAATCTATCCAACCGGCATTTGGTGTTGGATTCAGGATATTGCTTGATAAAGCAACCCGTACAAACCTGATCCTAAACTATGCCTGGGGCCACAAATCAAAAGCTTTTTACTTAAATGCAGGAGAATCATTTTAA
- a CDS encoding DUF1254 domain-containing protein: MKKTLSILLLILVLYSCKQNKKENKESSSTDKVDTAVVQTAKDAFVFSVPLVLMDITRRKMNDGNNKDAAAINSFFHKSSFPDAHFRDVVRPNADTYYSTASLDLSVEPLVLSLPDTHGRYYMMPMLDAYTNVFTSPGSRTTGTKANTFLITGPGWNGTVPSQMKQIKAPTNMVWIIGRTQVNSKEDGDKVVVPLQRQYKLVPLSYWGKSYTPPKATPDSTLSKVGPNEIVQAMPIDEFFNYSNQLMVKNPPSAADKPMLDKFATLGITPGGKFDLGKFNEATREALKKIPADFFAIANDFFTKPKGLVNGWNPMKGTIGSYGTDYSSRAFIAIGGLGANLPEDAIYPSTFSDGQGNSLNGANNYVIRFEKGQTPPANAFWSVTMYDPQGYMVENPINRNAIGDRSNLKTNTDGSTDIYIQHNSPGKDKESNWLPAPAGDFNLLLRVYWPKKEMIDGTYKIPSVNKIN; this comes from the coding sequence ATGAAAAAAACGCTCTCTATTTTGTTACTTATTCTTGTGCTTTATTCTTGTAAGCAAAATAAAAAGGAAAACAAGGAAAGTTCTTCGACAGATAAAGTTGATACCGCTGTTGTTCAAACAGCAAAGGATGCATTCGTATTTAGTGTTCCTCTTGTATTGATGGACATTACACGTAGAAAGATGAACGATGGAAATAATAAAGATGCAGCTGCGATTAATTCATTTTTCCATAAATCTTCCTTTCCCGATGCGCATTTTCGTGATGTAGTAAGACCCAATGCTGATACTTATTATTCTACCGCTTCATTAGATCTGTCTGTTGAACCTTTGGTGTTATCACTTCCGGATACGCATGGCCGATACTACATGATGCCAATGTTAGATGCATATACGAATGTTTTTACGTCTCCGGGCAGTAGAACCACAGGTACTAAAGCTAATACATTCTTGATAACCGGTCCTGGTTGGAATGGCACCGTCCCTTCGCAAATGAAGCAAATAAAAGCTCCCACCAATATGGTTTGGATCATTGGCCGTACGCAGGTAAACAGTAAAGAGGATGGTGACAAGGTGGTGGTACCTCTTCAACGTCAGTACAAGTTGGTACCGTTAAGTTACTGGGGTAAAAGTTATACTCCGCCTAAGGCCACACCTGATTCAACTCTCAGTAAAGTAGGCCCAAATGAAATTGTGCAAGCCATGCCAATTGATGAGTTTTTTAATTATAGCAATCAACTAATGGTAAAAAATCCACCATCGGCAGCAGATAAACCCATGCTTGATAAATTCGCTACGCTAGGGATTACTCCTGGAGGAAAATTTGACCTCGGCAAATTTAATGAGGCTACTCGTGAAGCCTTGAAAAAAATACCTGCTGATTTCTTTGCTATTGCCAATGATTTTTTCACTAAGCCAAAAGGTTTAGTAAATGGGTGGAATCCTATGAAAGGCACAATCGGTAGTTATGGTACCGATTATAGTTCAAGAGCTTTTATAGCTATTGGAGGGTTAGGAGCTAATTTACCTGAAGATGCGATATACCCTTCTACATTTTCTGATGGTCAAGGTAATTCCCTTAATGGTGCCAATAACTATGTTATTCGGTTTGAAAAAGGCCAAACACCACCTGCTAATGCATTTTGGTCAGTAACCATGTACGATCCACAGGGGTACATGGTTGAAAATCCGATCAATCGTAATGCTATTGGCGATAGAAGTAATCTTAAGACTAACACTGATGGCTCTACAGATATCTATATACAACATAATTCTCCCGGAAAAGATAAAGAAAGTAACTGGTTGCCAGCTCCGGCAGGGGATTTTAACCTACTGTTGCGTGTCTATTGGCCTAAGAAAGAAATGATCGACGGTACCTATAAAATTCCTTCGGTAAACAAGATTAATTGA
- a CDS encoding DNA alkylation repair protein produces MNLTAENFIQRLQLLQSDKEKEKIQRYFKTGEGQYSEQDVFMGVKMGQLFELAKGFGEMPIEEIEKLLDSEIHEVRAGAISIMDKASRSKKIAPERLKDFYELYMRRHDRINNWDLVDLGCLYMTGSYLFDKPRDILYQLAVSANLWKRRTAILSTCYFIRKGDVNDTFKIGELLVNDSEDIVQKAAGWMLRFAGAKDKKRLLHFLDKHATTMPRILLRSAIEQFDKKEKEYYMKLK; encoded by the coding sequence ATGAACCTAACAGCTGAAAACTTTATCCAAAGACTTCAATTACTTCAATCGGATAAAGAAAAAGAAAAAATACAACGCTACTTTAAAACAGGGGAAGGACAATACAGTGAACAGGATGTGTTTATGGGAGTGAAAATGGGACAACTCTTTGAATTGGCCAAAGGGTTTGGGGAAATGCCAATAGAAGAGATTGAAAAATTGTTGGACAGTGAGATTCATGAAGTCAGGGCGGGGGCTATTAGTATCATGGATAAAGCCTCGCGCAGTAAAAAGATTGCACCGGAAAGGTTAAAAGATTTTTATGAATTGTACATGCGCAGGCATGATCGGATAAACAATTGGGATTTGGTTGATTTAGGCTGTTTGTATATGACAGGAAGTTATCTTTTCGATAAACCACGGGATATTTTGTATCAGTTAGCGGTTTCGGCAAATTTATGGAAAAGGCGAACGGCCATATTAAGTACCTGCTATTTTATAAGAAAGGGTGATGTTAATGACACTTTTAAGATTGGTGAATTATTAGTAAATGATTCAGAAGATATTGTTCAAAAAGCTGCAGGCTGGATGTTACGTTTTGCGGGTGCAAAGGATAAAAAAAGACTTTTGCATTTTTTAGATAAACATGCGACAACCATGCCCCGAATATTATTACGTAGTGCGATTGAACAGTTTGATAAAAAAGAAAAAGAGTATTACATGAAACTGAAATAA
- a CDS encoding DUF1254 domain-containing protein, whose translation MKMFFVLVPFVVLLSCKQQSKNEKESNKIIQTAASELEPIQIKMDGELPAKESVPILFDEMDYQQATQCYLWAFPLVSFASEMETQEKVFGATSNDLVLYNTYEDKLGILTANATTPYILSFFNLAKTGPMVIEMPPGAIAGGLTDCWQREIIAIGEAGPDKGNGGKFIFYPPGSVADKLPGYFNVTCPTMNIWFGLRALDPDPKKDEALVNAVKLYPYSQRNNSPQTKVISPGGKKYLMAPPQGLEYWKRLYDILQNEPVEERDRLFIAWLDNLGIKIGKPFNPSESQKKILTAAADRGHLMAIANSFKKRFENARHWSDREWDYPMVISDPSQRAQNYDEFFQRTSYFYEAVGYSKAMISKTPNFGQAYLATYADKDGNWLDGAKSYHLRMPANPPAANFWSVTIYDAATRCLIDNPQKNADLSSRKDLLKNNDGSVDLYFGPTAPAGKEKNWVQTIPGKHWFTYVRFYGPTKAYFDKSWKMDDIEEMK comes from the coding sequence ATGAAAATGTTTTTCGTGTTAGTTCCTTTTGTTGTGCTCTTGTCATGTAAGCAACAGTCTAAAAATGAAAAGGAAAGCAATAAAATTATTCAAACAGCAGCATCGGAGCTTGAGCCTATCCAGATAAAAATGGACGGAGAACTGCCAGCAAAAGAGTCAGTTCCTATTTTATTTGATGAAATGGATTATCAACAAGCTACACAATGTTATTTGTGGGCATTTCCATTAGTATCTTTTGCATCAGAAATGGAAACACAGGAGAAAGTTTTTGGGGCGACATCAAATGATCTAGTGTTATATAACACTTACGAAGACAAGCTGGGCATTTTAACTGCCAATGCTACTACACCGTATATTTTGTCTTTTTTTAATCTTGCTAAAACAGGTCCTATGGTGATAGAAATGCCTCCTGGAGCTATTGCTGGTGGTTTAACAGATTGCTGGCAGCGAGAGATCATTGCGATTGGTGAAGCAGGCCCTGATAAAGGTAATGGAGGGAAGTTTATTTTTTATCCTCCCGGATCGGTAGCAGATAAATTGCCTGGATACTTTAATGTAACTTGTCCTACTATGAATATTTGGTTTGGCCTGCGTGCACTAGATCCTGACCCTAAAAAAGATGAAGCACTAGTAAATGCAGTAAAACTCTATCCATATTCACAACGAAACAATTCACCTCAAACAAAAGTAATTTCGCCAGGAGGGAAAAAATATCTTATGGCCCCGCCTCAAGGCTTAGAATATTGGAAAAGACTTTATGACATCTTACAGAACGAGCCGGTTGAAGAACGTGACCGCTTGTTTATTGCCTGGTTAGATAACCTGGGTATTAAGATTGGTAAGCCTTTTAATCCCTCAGAAAGTCAAAAGAAAATACTGACTGCTGCTGCCGATAGAGGGCATTTGATGGCTATTGCCAATTCGTTTAAGAAACGTTTTGAAAATGCTCGACATTGGTCAGATAGAGAATGGGATTATCCAATGGTTATCAGTGATCCATCTCAACGAGCTCAAAACTATGATGAGTTCTTTCAACGAACTTCTTACTTCTATGAGGCGGTTGGCTATTCAAAAGCTATGATCAGCAAAACGCCTAATTTTGGACAAGCCTATCTCGCCACGTATGCTGACAAAGATGGAAATTGGCTGGATGGAGCAAAATCCTATCATTTAAGGATGCCTGCAAATCCTCCGGCCGCAAATTTTTGGTCTGTGACCATTTATGATGCAGCTACTCGTTGCCTAATCGATAATCCACAGAAGAATGCCGACTTATCTTCAAGAAAAGATTTACTTAAGAACAATGACGGATCAGTAGACCTGTATTTTGGCCCAACAGCTCCGGCAGGGAAAGAAAAGAACTGGGTACAGACAATTCCTGGAAAACATTGGTTTACTTATGTGCGCTTTTATGGTCCAACTAAGGCTTATTTTGATAAAAGCTGGAAAATGGATGATATTGAAGAAATGAAATAG